In Myxococcus stipitatus, the genomic window TTGGCTCATCACATCCGTCTCGATGCCGAGCGCTTCCGGGGCCGGCTCGTCCGGCACGAGGGGCGCCAGGCGCTGAGCGTGGCGTTGCGCTCGCCGCCTCGGGGTGACGCGGAGTTCCAGGCGCTGTTCTCCGAGTTCCGCGAGCAGCTGAAGGAAGCGCTCGGTCCTGGCATCCCGCGGCTGTTGTCGTGTGATTTCTCCACGAGCACCGACGTCGAGCGCATGGCGGGTGATGTGGTGCTCATGGACGCGATGTCGCCCTACTTCGACTTCGTGATAGCCATCTGGTGCGGCATCCCACGTATCACACTGACGGGGACGCCGGAGGACTGGCGAGCCATCCGGCGCCGCGTCGACGTCATCGCGGAGTTCGACCTGTCCTGGTGGACCTCGTCCCTGGTGCCCATCCTCGACGAGTTCATCCGCGCTTCCGAGGGGAACCCGGACCGCGGATTCTGGACGGAGCTCTACAAGCCCCGGCAGGCCTATGGTTGGGACCAGATGTCGGGCTGGGTGATGCGACTGTTTCCCTATGTCGCGGAGGGCGGACGTTTCAACAAACGCAATCCGTTGCTCGGGCAATCCCATGCGGAGTTGATGAGGTTCGCGGAGACGCGCGGGGACGAGGACGAGGTGCCCGGGGTGCCCTTGAAGGATGTGCCCGCGGGGCTGTCGAACGTGTCGCTCCATGTCGCCTACGAGGATGGGGCGCGGGAGACGTGGTCCCTCGAGGCGGGGGTGCTCGCGGCGGCGGTGGACGACACGGGCGCGCTCGTGCCCCGCGCGGGTGTCGTCGCGCGCAAGGTGGTGGGCGCCTCCGTCGCCGCGCTCGTCGAGCGGCTCTCCTCCGGGCACGCCGTGACGCACGCGACGCGGGCCTCGCCCTACCGTGGCCCCGCGGAGCTGAATGCCCTGTACGACCGGGTCGTCTCGGCGAAGCTCTTCCCCGGGACGAACCCCTGGCATCTGCGGCCCGTCGAGGAGCATACGGAGGTCGTCCTCCTTCTTGGTGGCAAGTTCCCAACCTCGGTGACCTGCATCGTCGACCTGCCGGATGGCAGCGTGCTCGCGTTGCGCCCATCCCACGGCCACCGCCGAAATGTCTTCCTGCGCCTGCGCTCGGAGCTCTTCGAACACATGTGTGTGTCCGAGGAGAATGACGAGTTGCTGTATGACGACCTGGGCATGCCACGGATGTGCACCCGGCAACCCGCGGCGGAGGTTCCGGTCGTGGGGACCTCGCTCATCGCGTTGCTGCTCCATGCGCTCGACACCGGCGGGGACGTGAACGGGTTGCCGATGCTGGAGCGCCTCGAGGATGGCCTCCAGCCCTGGGAGATACGCAGGCGCGAGGCCTGACGTCTTCGAGGCGCGCGGACGTGGTTTCGTCGTGGCGCAAGGGCAGGGCCTCGGGTGGAGCCGAGGCCGCGCCTTTGACAAGAAGGGCGAGAGAGAGGGGTTTGCCGTGGACGGACAGGTGATTCTCCAGCTGAGCGCGGGCATGACGACCTTCGTGGTGGATGACGTCGAGGAGGCGCGGACTCCGCTGGAGACCGTTCCGTTGGCGCGGCTCGTCGGCGAGGCGCTCTGGTTCGCGCCGGCGGGCCACACGCGTGTCATGGACACAGGCGGTCTCCACCCCGTGGTGGCCGCCGTGCACCGCGCCTTCGCGGAGCATCGTCCCCTCGTGCTCTCGCCCGACGTCATCTGGCTCACCATTGCCCAGGGCTTCGCGCAGCATGTCCGGCTCAACGCCGAGCAGCTCCGCCCCCGGCTCGTCCGACACGAGGGGCGCCGGGTGTTGGAGGTGAGTGTCGATTCACTGCCTCGGCGCGAAGAGGAGTTTCGGGCCGTGCTCGACGGCTTCCGCGAGCGACTCCGAGGAGAGCTCGGCCCCGGGTTGCCTCGACTCCTGTCGTGTGACTTCTCCACCACCACCGACATCGAGCGCATGGCGGGGGACATCGTGTTGATGGATGTCATGTCCCCCTACTTCGACTTCTACCTGACCTGCATCTGCGGCATCCCGCGCATCACCCTGCTCGGCACCCCCGAGGACTGGCACTCCATCCGGCGCCGCATCGACGTCATCGCGGAGTTCGACCTGTCCTGGTGGACGTCCTCCCTCGTTCCCATCGCGGATGAATTCATCCGCGCGGCGG contains:
- a CDS encoding DUF4419 domain-containing protein; this translates as MTTFAVDAVEEAKTPLETVPLGSLMGDALWHAPGAQTRVIHLPGVNPLLAAVHQAFADHRPLVLSPDAIWLTLAQGLAHHIRLDAERFRGRLVRHEGRQALSVALRSPPRGDAEFQALFSEFREQLKEALGPGIPRLLSCDFSTSTDVERMAGDVVLMDAMSPYFDFVIAIWCGIPRITLTGTPEDWRAIRRRVDVIAEFDLSWWTSSLVPILDEFIRASEGNPDRGFWTELYKPRQAYGWDQMSGWVMRLFPYVAEGGRFNKRNPLLGQSHAELMRFAETRGDEDEVPGVPLKDVPAGLSNVSLHVAYEDGARETWSLEAGVLAAAVDDTGALVPRAGVVARKVVGASVAALVERLSSGHAVTHATRASPYRGPAELNALYDRVVSAKLFPGTNPWHLRPVEEHTEVVLLLGGKFPTSVTCIVDLPDGSVLALRPSHGHRRNVFLRLRSELFEHMCVSEENDELLYDDLGMPRMCTRQPAAEVPVVGTSLIALLLHALDTGGDVNGLPMLERLEDGLQPWEIRRREA